In Sphingobacterium sp. SYP-B4668, the sequence ACCTATTATTTTAAAAAATTCGTCAAGCCTCATCAGGATATGCTCGTGGATCTTCGTTATTATTTAGCTGAATTAAAGGAATCATCTGAAGCGGGTAGTAAAGATAGCCTAGAGGCTAAAGATGCAGATTAAAGAGACACTCAAATGTGGAAAACTTTTAAACACTAGACACTAAAGCTTTACGTCCCAGTAGGGGTCTCTTATTCACACAGACATTAGATAAATCAAAAATAATTCGGTTAACTTTGTGTTAGATTTTAAAACACAAACAGTATGGCATTAGTAAACATACCTCGATTGGACTTATTGAACTACACCAGTGGTTCGGCAGAACAGCGAGCACAATTTATCCAAGATATCGGAAAAGCTTTCAATGAAACTGGATTTGTCACGATTGCAAATCATGGTCTATCCAAAGAATTGATTGATGAGCTCTATGAGGTCGTTCCTGCTTTTTTTTCGCTACCTACAGAGACTAAATTAAAATATGAGTTTCCGGAGTTAGCTGGACAACGTGGCTATACGTCAAAAGGACGCGAAAAAGCAAAGGATGCCAAAACACCTGACCTAAAGGAATTCTGGCAACGTGGACAAACAATCGTGGGCGAAGAATATTCGAAAGCCGACTTTCCAGACAACCCAACCGTGACGGAATTGCCTCGTTTTAACGAAATCACTGCTGAAGTATATAAAAAGTTAGAAGATACGGGCCGCGAATTACTAAAAGCAATTGCGACTTATCTAGATTTAGATGTTCATTATTTCGAACAATATGTCATCAACGGTAACTCTATCTTACGTGCAATCCACTACTTCCCTATCCTAAATCCCGATGAACTGGCACCAGATGCAGTACGTGCAGGGGCGCATGAAGATATCAACTTGATTACATTATTGATTGGGGCAAGTGCTGACGGTCTGGAAGTGATGACAAAAGATGGCGAATGGTTCCCCATAAAAGCCAAAGGCGAAGATATTGTCATCAATGTAGGGGATATGCTCCAACGATTGACGAACAACAAATTGAAATCTACAACGCATCGTGTCGTAAACCCTCCCCGCGAAAAGATGGGCACATCGAGGTTCTCGATTCCATTTTTCCTACATCCGAAGGCGTCCATGAGCCTGGCTTGCCTGGATTCATGCGTCAGTGAACAGTATCCTAAAGCTTATCCTGACTATACCGCAGGGCAGTACTTGGATGAAAGGCTAAGAGAAATCGGATTGAAGATGTAATGGTCTATTTATACCATACGAAAGAAGCCCTATTGTGCGATACAATAGGGCTTCTTTCGTATGGAACATATAGGATTTACAACTTAATTCCTACCCCTACATTCATAAAGATATTGTGAAGTCCAAAGCTAATGCTCTCGAAACCTGTTTTCATAATATTATTAAAGCCGTAGTCAAACTGCGCCAATGCAAAATAGCGCTTTGAAAAACTATAATTTGTCCCTAAGCTCATTCCCACATCAACAGTACGTATGCTATTGGCAAAGTCGTACTCTGCAAAATCAACATTGATTTTTTCCCCTGTGGGATCGATATTGCGCATGTACCCATTTGTGGCCTCTCCAAAAAATCTCTTCTTAACAGCAAATGCCACATAAGGTCCCGCTTGTAAATTCCACCGTTCAGACAGCTGATAAGTGGCTTGTATAGGAATGGAAAGATAGAGGTTTTGAACTTTGGTTGTGATATCACCTGTATAATAACCTTTCATATTTTGGGTAGGGTCATCACTAGCATTGAATGTTGTCTTGTATCCCTTTACGGTCGCCTCTGTATTCATCCCCTTACCTTCAAATGTCAGCCCTAGGGACATGCCCCATTTCTGATTGATAGCATAGTGAGCTTTCGCTCCGACAAAGAATGGATAGGCTGGTTGATATCCTCTAATTTTACGAATCTCAGCCGGCAATGACAAGGGGGCAGAGCCACCAATCTTGGTTCCTAATGTTGCGGTAAAACTTATTTTACTAAGGATGCTATCGATAGGCATTGAGCCCTCTGCTTTTAGACTACAAGTTACTGCAACAAAAAGTATGGCGGATATATAATATTTCAATTTCATTATTTCGTTATTATTTTCAGATCATCAACAATTAATTTACTTCCAACAGCTCCTTTGAAGCTATCGCCATATTTACTAGAAGACATCACAATGGCAATATTATACCCAAGATTGGAGACCGCTTCCTCATTAAATTCTTTTATATAATTAAATGGTATGGTAAATTTCACAAACTCACCTTCTTTAGTTGGACTGCCATTTTCCAATCTCGCAATTGCCACGACACTTGGATGGGTGAGCACATTTGTACCATCAAGGTAACTCTTCTTCGTCGAAGCAATCAGCTCTTCTCTATTATAAAAAACAGCATATATGTCACACGAATCCGGCATGTTCACAGGTTTAAGGTTCTCATCTGTCACTTGCGCTCCTGCGGCATATTTATAATACCCTTCCAGCGCTACGGGTACTTTATTGAATGGTAACCCAAAACGTGTTGCTTTAAGAGGATCACTTAATAGAGGGGCGGTATCGAAAGAACCAAGAAAAAGATTCCCTGCTGCAATTGGCTTTTTGAAGGCAGCACCGAAGGCACCTGTTAACTTGGTTTCCATCAAAACTGCATATTCTCCACTACGTTTATCTGTCGTAAATAAAGTTGGGTATGCCTCGGGAGCCTTCGTTGCACTTGGATCAATTGACAACGTCAACGAAAAACCAAGATTACCCGAAGACCAATTTCCCACCTGATGACCATTAATCAAATCATAGAAGGATGTATATTTATCATCTGCATCTATTTCAAAGCTCTCAAAATCGAAAAAAGTAGGCACAGAACTGTCGGATGTCTCGATAATAGATACCTTATATTTTTTTTGAAATTGCCCATCTTCGGAGGTAACAGTATATTCTACCTTACCAGAAAAATCTTGTTCAGAACCTGACAATGGTGTAATAGTTGCCCCAGGAGTAACCTCTATATCCAGTTTATATTTCTTCAAATCGTATAGCCCTGGTTTTACATAAATAAAAACCGTACTGTTGGTAATCAGGGGGTCAGTCAAAAAAGTACCCTCTTCGATATTAACAGAAACAATATCGGCTTCCATATTTAGAGGTTCATCTTTGATGCAACCACTTAACACTAGCATGGCTAACAGGGTAAATAGTATTGTGATTTTTTGTTTCATAAGTAATTATTTGTTACATGAGCTCCTTACACTCAATTTGTTCTTCAATTGCCATTCACTTGTCCACATACAGTGGGAGAATGTTTCTGACGTTAATAAATAGATGAAACAACACCTACTATTCCTATCAAAGAAGCTTGCAAAGATAATATAACTCCTATTATATTATGTATTGTTTTCCCTCAGAAGTGTAGGACAGCACAAACAATTTACAATTAAGGAAAGGCTACAAATCGCGATTGGATGTAATCTCTTCACGTATACGCTTGGGAAGGGCGTTGACAATCATCTCATAACTGTGGTCAACCAACTCAAAAAGCTTAGCGTCGGACAGCTCTCTATTTGCAAATACTGTATTCCAGTGCTTTTTGTTCATGTGATAACCAGGTGTGACAGTAGCTTCATACTGCTCCCTCAATTGCACCGCATACTCGGGGTCACATTTGACATTAAAAGACAGCTTATCCACTTGATTGAGTCCAACCAACAGGAAAACCTTGCCTGCGACTTTAAACACCAAGGTATCAGGACCAAAAGGCAACTCTTCAGTCACTCCATTTTTAATAATACAATAATCACGAAGTTGCTCAATATTCATAGATAGCCAATTATTTAGCCCTCATCTATAGCCTTGCACGCATCTCAAATGCAAGCAGGCAAATCAAATATCCACACATCCAGACAATCTGATTAAATCTATTGAAGGCGATATAAATTTAGGCAATCTATCCTAAATTTTCACGTAATTTTTTGGACCTCCTCCACACACCGGCAGCTCCCCCCGAAAAACAGAAATGAAATGATGAACCTCAAACCGAGTAGTTGACCATTTATTCCCAGCAACTAAACAGAATTATTCGTATTTTCCCTTCATGGGAACTCAAGAAACCTTTCCTGTACTCGAATTAAAAGAATTTCAATTCAGCCTAGAATCGGACTATAGCCTCCTTTATCATAGTGTCCAAGGGAAGAACAAGATTGAAAAACCCCACAAACACGACTTCTTCCTACTCTTCCTTGTAGAGAAGGGTAGCGGCACCCATACCATTGACTTTATCGAGCACCCCGTGTCAGACCATCAACTTCACATCTTGTTCCCCGACCAAGTGCATAAGTGGGAATTGGGAGAACAAACTTCAGGCTTCCAACTGATGATCAGTAAACGAGTATTTGAGACCTTCTCGACAAATCTACGCTTCTCCTTTATGTTTTCGCAACATCATGCTGTGATTAACCTGTCTAAAGATGTATTCAGAAGCCTATTATATGAATTCAATATGCTCAAGCTAGAATTGGGGCGGATCCCGATCCATTGGGATATCGTATACAGTAGAAGTAAACTTGTTGCACAGCTAGTCACACGAGAGGTCGAAGAAAAATTCGACGACCTTCCCCTGTATCATGCCCATCCAATTTTATTGAAGTACCGCACATTGATAGACACCCATTTTAGAGACGAAAAGACCGTCACCTACTATGCGGACAGGTTGAACATCTCTGCGAATTATCTAAATATACTCTGCAAAACGCATTTAAATATTTCGGCACTGTATTTAATCCAGAACAGGGTGATATTGGAAGCTAAACGATTGGTACAGGCATCCGAAAAATCAATAAAGGAAATTGGCTATTATTTAGGATTCAATGATTTGGCCTACTTTTCTAATTTTTTCAAGAGTCAAACTGGCTTATCACCACGTCAATTCAGAGAGCAGTTATAATATTCACAAGTTTGTGAATAAATATTCCATTCGGAACGAGCGATATATAACTAAATTTGTAGAAGAAATGATTAATTAGCGTCCACCAAATACAGAAGCTTATGCACTATATCGTTTTATTTTTCTCTCTATTTTTTCTAAACTCTTGTCAAGCGGATACAGACATGAATACATCTTCCATTCAACAAACGGCCTTAGTCGAAGCTGTAAAAAAGAATCAACTCGTTGTGGTCTCTGAAGCGCTAAAGAAAGGTTCCGATGTCAATACAACGGATAAGGATGGTAAATCATTGCTTCTAATCGCAACGCAATCCAACGCCATCGAAATGGCGAACTTATTAGTATCATACAAGGCGGATGTCAATCAACAGGACCGCATACAAGATAGCCCTTTTCTCTATGCTGGCGCTGCAGGACACACCGAACTCGTACAACTCTATTTACTAAATGGGGCGCGATTCGACGTATTCAACAGATACAACGGTACCGCATTGATACCTGCTTGTGAACGGGGACATCTTGAAGTGGTCAAAATCTTAGTCAGTACCAAAGGGTTTCCTATTGACCATGTCAACAGATTAGGCTGGACAGCATTGATGGAGGCAATAATCTTAGGCAACGGGAGTCAAAAGTTTGTGAATGTCGTACAAGCCTTGGTAGATGCGGGTTGCAATATCCATATCCCCGACCAGGACAAGGTAACGCCTTTGCAACATGCAAAATCGAAGGGATACACTTCGATAGTCGATATTTTAGAAAAAGCGTCTAGAAAATAAAAAGGAGGCCCAGAAAGAGTGTCCGCCCCCTTTATTTTTTACTTGAGTAGCGCCATCAATTCTTGTTGGATCTCGTGGCCCTTATCTTGGTTATACCATTTTTGAATCTCTTCTTTAATTTCGGAGAACGGGGCCTCTTTAGCTTTCAACGCTTCAAATACCCTCGTACATCCCGCCGGTCTAGGTCCCCACACAGCTATATCTTCTGTACCTTGTTGATTCCGGATGACCAATTTAGGGATAGACTTCCCTCCGTTTGTTAGGTATTGATCGATCAGAAATGGTTCCTGATCACGAAGTTGGATATCCAATTCGATCTGCGGGTTGGATTTGACCATTTCGTAAATCATAGGCACTGAATGCGCAGCATCTCCACACCATGGCTCAGTAATCAATATCCACTTTTGTGGTTCGGTGATAGAAGCAAAGAATTCGTTGGTTTCAACTGAGGGTTGGAATTTCTTGAGCCACCTGCCCATCCTGCTCCAATTCATCTTAGTGTAGTGATAATATTCTTCGTCCTCATAGCCCTTGTGGATCGTCGGATTTTTAAGCACATCTTCAAAGTATGTTAAATAGGCTTCAAATGTCATGATAAATGGGTGTTTAAACTTTTGAGAGGGCAAAGGTGACAAAATAAATAAACGAAAGCAATATAGACAGTATATTAAAACAATGATATGACAGTTTGTCACCCAAATAGTATCGTTTTAGCCGTTTTGCAGCATTTTTATCGTTTTTTTTCAATTGGCATAAGGGTTGATAATAGTATTGCAAACAATTAAAAAATTAATAAAATACAAGATATGTCTAAAATTATAGGAATTGACTTAGGTACTACGAACTCATGCGTTGCTGTAATGGAAGGTAACGAGCCAGTAGTTATTGCAAACAACGAAGGTAAACGTACTACTCCTTCTATTGTTGCGTTTGTTGATGGAGGAGAGCGCAAAGTAGGTGATCCTGCAAAACGTCAAGCGATTACAAATCCAACAAAAACCGTTTATTCCATCAAACGTTTCATGGGAACGT encodes:
- a CDS encoding AraC family transcriptional regulator, producing the protein MGTQETFPVLELKEFQFSLESDYSLLYHSVQGKNKIEKPHKHDFFLLFLVEKGSGTHTIDFIEHPVSDHQLHILFPDQVHKWELGEQTSGFQLMISKRVFETFSTNLRFSFMFSQHHAVINLSKDVFRSLLYEFNMLKLELGRIPIHWDIVYSRSKLVAQLVTREVEEKFDDLPLYHAHPILLKYRTLIDTHFRDEKTVTYYADRLNISANYLNILCKTHLNISALYLIQNRVILEAKRLVQASEKSIKEIGYYLGFNDLAYFSNFFKSQTGLSPRQFREQL
- a CDS encoding isopenicillin N synthase family dioxygenase; amino-acid sequence: MALVNIPRLDLLNYTSGSAEQRAQFIQDIGKAFNETGFVTIANHGLSKELIDELYEVVPAFFSLPTETKLKYEFPELAGQRGYTSKGREKAKDAKTPDLKEFWQRGQTIVGEEYSKADFPDNPTVTELPRFNEITAEVYKKLEDTGRELLKAIATYLDLDVHYFEQYVINGNSILRAIHYFPILNPDELAPDAVRAGAHEDINLITLLIGASADGLEVMTKDGEWFPIKAKGEDIVINVGDMLQRLTNNKLKSTTHRVVNPPREKMGTSRFSIPFFLHPKASMSLACLDSCVSEQYPKAYPDYTAGQYLDERLREIGLKM
- a CDS encoding porin family protein, with the translated sequence MKLKYYISAILFVAVTCSLKAEGSMPIDSILSKISFTATLGTKIGGSAPLSLPAEIRKIRGYQPAYPFFVGAKAHYAINQKWGMSLGLTFEGKGMNTEATVKGYKTTFNASDDPTQNMKGYYTGDITTKVQNLYLSIPIQATYQLSERWNLQAGPYVAFAVKKRFFGEATNGYMRNIDPTGEKINVDFAEYDFANSIRTVDVGMSLGTNYSFSKRYFALAQFDYGFNNIMKTGFESISFGLHNIFMNVGVGIKL
- a CDS encoding thioredoxin family protein, which gives rise to MTFEAYLTYFEDVLKNPTIHKGYEDEEYYHYTKMNWSRMGRWLKKFQPSVETNEFFASITEPQKWILITEPWCGDAAHSVPMIYEMVKSNPQIELDIQLRDQEPFLIDQYLTNGGKSIPKLVIRNQQGTEDIAVWGPRPAGCTRVFEALKAKEAPFSEIKEEIQKWYNQDKGHEIQQELMALLK
- a CDS encoding MmcQ/YjbR family DNA-binding protein, with amino-acid sequence MNIEQLRDYCIIKNGVTEELPFGPDTLVFKVAGKVFLLVGLNQVDKLSFNVKCDPEYAVQLREQYEATVTPGYHMNKKHWNTVFANRELSDAKLFELVDHSYEMIVNALPKRIREEITSNRDL
- a CDS encoding PCMD domain-containing protein, which codes for MKQKITILFTLLAMLVLSGCIKDEPLNMEADIVSVNIEEGTFLTDPLITNSTVFIYVKPGLYDLKKYKLDIEVTPGATITPLSGSEQDFSGKVEYTVTSEDGQFQKKYKVSIIETSDSSVPTFFDFESFEIDADDKYTSFYDLINGHQVGNWSSGNLGFSLTLSIDPSATKAPEAYPTLFTTDKRSGEYAVLMETKLTGAFGAAFKKPIAAGNLFLGSFDTAPLLSDPLKATRFGLPFNKVPVALEGYYKYAAGAQVTDENLKPVNMPDSCDIYAVFYNREELIASTKKSYLDGTNVLTHPSVVAIARLENGSPTKEGEFVKFTIPFNYIKEFNEEAVSNLGYNIAIVMSSSKYGDSFKGAVGSKLIVDDLKIITK
- a CDS encoding ankyrin repeat domain-containing protein, with translation MHYIVLFFSLFFLNSCQADTDMNTSSIQQTALVEAVKKNQLVVVSEALKKGSDVNTTDKDGKSLLLIATQSNAIEMANLLVSYKADVNQQDRIQDSPFLYAGAAGHTELVQLYLLNGARFDVFNRYNGTALIPACERGHLEVVKILVSTKGFPIDHVNRLGWTALMEAIILGNGSQKFVNVVQALVDAGCNIHIPDQDKVTPLQHAKSKGYTSIVDILEKASRK